A genomic stretch from Komagataeibacter xylinus includes:
- a CDS encoding voltage-gated chloride channel family protein — translation MNIVAFARAMARQSGGLLIWASLLLPMAACVGTLCALFLWLLDQAAQTRLQHPWLLYGLPVAGVVVGLLYHVWGRAAEGGNNLIVDQIHEPGGGVPLRMAPLVLMGTVVSHLFGASVGREGTAVQMGGSIASAVGRVWRLTNPYEIRVLLMSGIAAGFSAVFGTPVAGAVFGMEVIRVGRIDYDALVPVALSAIVADWTCHAWGMEHVPYHLAFQGYAGADGHFFHADLLLLGKVMVAAVAFGLASLAFAESVHRLAARLRRLCPIAWLRPALGGIATIGLVWLCGSRDYLGLGIVAPEAGGASITDFFGAGHYPLAWAWKLVFTVVVLAAGFKGGEVTPLFFIGAGLGNALAPLLHAPADLLAGVGFVAVFAGAANTPLACTLMGVELFGTADIVYFATGCFVAYMCSGHSGIYLSQRVAVPKRHQAGSVMGMALRQARMKGSRT, via the coding sequence ATGAATATTGTTGCATTTGCGCGGGCTATGGCGCGCCAGTCCGGGGGGCTGCTCATATGGGCCAGCCTGTTGCTGCCCATGGCGGCCTGCGTGGGCACGCTGTGCGCCCTGTTCCTGTGGCTGCTCGACCAGGCGGCGCAGACACGCCTGCAGCACCCGTGGCTGCTTTACGGCCTGCCGGTGGCAGGTGTTGTCGTGGGGTTGCTTTACCACGTCTGGGGGCGCGCCGCGGAAGGGGGCAATAACCTGATCGTGGACCAGATCCACGAACCCGGTGGCGGCGTGCCCCTGCGCATGGCGCCGCTGGTGCTCATGGGCACGGTGGTCAGCCACCTGTTCGGGGCATCGGTCGGGCGCGAGGGCACGGCGGTGCAGATGGGCGGCAGCATTGCCAGCGCGGTGGGGCGGGTGTGGCGCCTGACCAACCCTTACGAGATCCGGGTCCTGCTCATGTCCGGCATCGCGGCAGGGTTTTCCGCCGTGTTTGGCACGCCGGTGGCGGGCGCCGTGTTTGGCATGGAAGTGATCCGGGTCGGGCGCATTGATTATGATGCCCTGGTGCCCGTGGCCTTAAGCGCCATCGTGGCGGACTGGACATGCCATGCATGGGGCATGGAGCATGTGCCCTATCATCTGGCCTTTCAGGGTTATGCGGGGGCGGACGGGCATTTTTTTCATGCTGACCTGCTGCTTCTGGGCAAGGTCATGGTGGCGGCGGTGGCCTTTGGGCTGGCCAGCCTCGCATTTGCTGAATCGGTGCACCGGCTGGCAGCCCGCCTGCGCAGGCTCTGCCCGATTGCGTGGCTGCGGCCCGCACTGGGCGGCATCGCGACCATAGGGCTGGTGTGGCTGTGCGGCTCGCGTGACTATCTGGGGCTGGGCATTGTCGCACCGGAGGCGGGTGGGGCGTCCATTACCGATTTCTTCGGGGCAGGGCATTACCCGCTGGCATGGGCGTGGAAGCTGGTCTTTACGGTGGTTGTGCTGGCTGCGGGCTTCAAGGGGGGCGAGGTGACGCCGCTATTCTTCATCGGGGCAGGTTTGGGCAATGCGCTGGCCCCGTTACTGCACGCCCCGGCGGACCTGCTGGCAGGGGTGGGGTTTGTCGCGGTGTTTGCGGGGGCGGCCAATACGCCACTGGCCTGCACGCTCATGGGGGTGGAACTGTTCGGCACGGCGGATATCGTCTATTTCGCCACGGGCTGTTTCGTGGCCTATATGTGCTCGGGCCATTCGGGCATCTACCTGTCCCAGCGTGTTGCCGTGCCCAAGCGGCACCAGGCGGGCAGCGTGATGGGCATGGCGCTGCGGCAGGCCCGCATGAAGGGATCAAG
- a CDS encoding 2-hydroxyacid dehydrogenase has protein sequence MATWRAAFQHVAPDLPIAAWHDPALKLTADDYALVWKPTADDLARMGGMRAIICTGAGVNHLLDSPGFPLHVPLVRMGGEQTAVLMADYVLWATLGLLRGARAWAVQQNAHHWHNPRTSTRTSSQTRVGIMGMGHLGAHVGRVLRQVGFEVSGWRRSAQVVSGIRTFAGPSELPDFLRDVDIVVNLLPSTPQTRGMIDYALLAQLPRGAGLVNVGRGDHVVQADLLRALDEGILGGAVLDVVEPEPLPPDDSLWRHERVTITPHVASEASREAQARYVVEVIGQMERNERPALLCDLRRGY, from the coding sequence ATGGCCACGTGGCGCGCGGCCTTTCAGCACGTCGCACCCGACCTGCCCATTGCCGCATGGCATGACCCAGCGCTGAAACTCACTGCTGATGATTATGCACTGGTATGGAAACCCACGGCAGATGATCTGGCCCGCATGGGGGGCATGCGGGCCATCATCTGCACGGGGGCAGGGGTCAATCATCTGCTCGATAGCCCAGGCTTTCCGCTGCATGTGCCCCTTGTGCGCATGGGGGGCGAACAGACAGCGGTGCTGATGGCTGATTACGTGCTGTGGGCCACGCTTGGGCTGTTACGGGGCGCGCGCGCATGGGCCGTGCAGCAAAATGCGCATCACTGGCATAACCCGCGCACCAGCACACGCACCAGCAGCCAGACCCGCGTGGGCATAATGGGCATGGGCCATCTGGGCGCGCATGTGGGGCGCGTATTGCGGCAGGTCGGCTTTGAGGTTTCGGGCTGGCGGCGTTCGGCGCAGGTGGTGTCAGGCATTCGCACGTTTGCCGGGCCTTCGGAGCTGCCCGATTTCTTGCGCGATGTGGATATTGTGGTCAACCTGCTGCCCAGCACGCCGCAGACGCGCGGCATGATCGATTACGCCCTGCTCGCGCAGTTGCCGCGCGGGGCGGGCCTGGTCAATGTAGGGCGTGGCGACCATGTGGTGCAGGCCGACCTGCTCCGTGCGCTTGATGAAGGTATTCTGGGCGGCGCGGTGCTTGATGTGGTGGAGCCAGAACCCTTGCCGCCCGATGATTCGTTATGGCGCCATGAGCGCGTGACCATTACCCCGCATGTGGCCTCCGAAGCTTCGCGGGAGGCACAGGCGCGTTACGTGGTGGAGGTGATCGGCCAGATGGAGCGCAACGAGCGGCCCGCCCTGCTGTGCGACCTCAGGCGGGGATACTGA
- a CDS encoding dimethylarginine dimethylaminohydrolase family protein gives MVANRWFIDSETGELADVLLCPPDHYAWIPSNDIAISSMARGARIDQAALGAQFRELVAVLEGAQVACHYLTPHEGMPYEVYTRDSSQTTPFGTVVTRLARPERRAEITPIHEFYAPDEIWKTCTKGHIEGGDIHIIRPGLLAVGVSGGRTDEAGAAEFISWFEAAGWTCRMIHFPEHFLHLDVIFTMVAENLAIAAVDVIADEDLDWFRAQGIRLLPVSYKEAMRDMGCNVLALGRERVVSPRHCTRINQMLRAEGLHVLDPALDQFSQGGGSIHCMTMPLRRKSLLTA, from the coding sequence ATGGTGGCAAATCGCTGGTTTATCGATAGTGAAACAGGCGAACTGGCCGACGTGCTGCTCTGCCCCCCCGATCATTATGCGTGGATACCAAGTAATGACATTGCCATTAGCAGCATGGCGCGTGGCGCGCGCATCGACCAGGCAGCGCTGGGGGCGCAGTTTCGTGAACTCGTGGCAGTACTGGAAGGCGCGCAGGTCGCCTGCCATTACCTGACCCCGCATGAGGGCATGCCCTACGAGGTCTATACCCGCGACAGTTCACAGACTACGCCATTCGGCACCGTGGTCACCCGCCTTGCCCGCCCCGAGCGCAGGGCCGAGATTACGCCGATCCATGAATTCTATGCCCCCGACGAGATCTGGAAAACCTGCACCAAAGGCCATATCGAAGGCGGGGATATCCATATCATCCGCCCCGGCCTGCTGGCGGTGGGCGTAAGCGGCGGCCGCACGGATGAGGCGGGTGCGGCCGAGTTCATCAGCTGGTTCGAGGCGGCAGGCTGGACGTGCCGCATGATCCACTTCCCCGAGCACTTCCTGCATCTTGACGTGATCTTCACCATGGTGGCCGAGAACCTCGCCATAGCAGCGGTGGACGTGATTGCTGATGAAGATCTTGACTGGTTCCGCGCCCAGGGCATCCGTCTGCTGCCGGTCAGCTACAAGGAGGCGATGCGCGACATGGGCTGCAATGTGCTGGCCCTTGGCCGCGAGCGCGTGGTCAGCCCGCGCCATTGCACGCGCATCAACCAGATGCTGCGCGCCGAGGGGCTGCACGTGCTTGACCCGGCCCTTGACCAGTTTTCACAGGGGGGCGGCAGCATCCATTGCATGACCATGCCCTTGCGCCGTAAGTCTCTTCTTACCGCCTGA
- a CDS encoding Dps family protein — protein MMTDKAVAAGAAHVRTYLGTPTDLAHEAVRDIAAGLKAVLADVFALYIKTKNFHWHMSGRHFRDYHLLLDEQSSQIFAMTDPLAERARKIGGNTLHSVGEIARLTKVADNDADYVTPEDMLAELREDNLALTARLRAVHAVCDEGNDVATASLLENWIDETERRTWFLFESTRPAFGAND, from the coding sequence ATGATGACAGACAAGGCAGTCGCAGCAGGTGCAGCCCATGTGCGAACCTATCTTGGCACACCGACCGACCTCGCGCACGAGGCGGTGCGTGACATCGCCGCAGGGCTGAAGGCCGTTCTGGCCGATGTTTTTGCGCTTTATATCAAGACCAAGAATTTCCACTGGCATATGAGTGGCCGCCACTTTCGCGATTATCACCTGCTGCTTGATGAGCAGAGCAGCCAGATCTTCGCCATGACCGACCCATTGGCCGAGCGCGCGCGCAAGATCGGTGGCAATACCCTGCATTCGGTTGGCGAGATCGCGCGCCTGACCAAAGTGGCTGATAACGATGCCGATTATGTGACCCCCGAGGACATGCTGGCTGAACTGCGTGAGGATAATCTGGCCCTGACCGCACGCCTGCGCGCCGTTCATGCCGTGTGCGACGAAGGTAATGACGTGGCGACAGCCAGCCTGCTTGAAAACTGGATCGACGAGACCGAGCGCCGCACATGGTTCCTGTTTGAATCAACCCGCCCGGCCTTTGGCGCGAATGACTGA
- a CDS encoding SDR family oxidoreductase produces MGRVSGKVALVSGAALGIGRATAQLLAREGAKVVIGDLKETEGEAVVAEIEAAGGEAMFVKLNVTEEASWQQAMAAVQARFGRLDIAVNNAGIAYTGTVEQTSLEEWRRVQSVNLDGVFLGTRYAIEAMKPHGGGSIINLSSIEGLVGDPTLAAYNASKGGVRLFTKSAALHCAKAGYKIRVNSVHPGYIWTPMVQGLTAATPDQLAARQKLIDLHPLGHLGEPDDIAYGIVFLASDESKFMTGSELVIDGGYTAQ; encoded by the coding sequence ATGGGACGCGTATCGGGAAAAGTCGCGCTTGTCAGCGGGGCAGCACTCGGCATTGGCCGGGCTACGGCCCAGCTTCTGGCCCGCGAGGGGGCGAAGGTTGTCATCGGCGACCTCAAGGAAACCGAAGGCGAGGCCGTTGTGGCCGAGATTGAAGCCGCCGGTGGCGAGGCGATGTTTGTTAAGCTCAACGTAACCGAGGAAGCAAGCTGGCAGCAGGCCATGGCCGCCGTGCAGGCCCGTTTCGGGCGGCTTGACATTGCGGTCAACAATGCGGGCATCGCCTATACCGGCACGGTCGAGCAGACCAGCCTTGAAGAGTGGCGGCGCGTGCAGTCGGTCAATCTCGATGGCGTGTTTCTGGGCACGCGCTACGCCATCGAGGCCATGAAGCCGCATGGCGGCGGGTCGATCATCAACCTGTCCTCCATCGAGGGGCTGGTGGGCGACCCTACACTTGCGGCCTATAATGCCAGCAAGGGTGGCGTGCGGCTGTTCACCAAATCGGCTGCGCTGCATTGCGCCAAAGCGGGCTACAAGATCCGCGTCAACTCCGTGCACCCCGGCTATATCTGGACCCCCATGGTGCAGGGCCTGACAGCCGCGACCCCGGACCAGCTTGCCGCCCGGCAGAAGCTGATTGACCTGCATCCGCTTGGCCATCTGGGCGAACCCGATGACATTGCCTACGGCATCGTGTTCCTGGCATCGGACGAATCAAAGTTCATGACCGGTAGCGAACTGGTTATTGATGGTGGCTATACCGCGCAGTAA
- the rfbA gene encoding glucose-1-phosphate thymidylyltransferase RfbA has product MSEHGSAKPTKGILLAGGSGTRLHPMTLAVSKQLLPVYDKPMIFYPLSTLMLAGIRDIMIISTPVDLPLFRRLLGDGADMGVTFTYREQPEPDGIAQAFVIADDWLDDSPCGLILGDNLIFADHLGKQMRAAATRPSGATVFAYQVRDPERYGVVSFAEDGHAIDIVEKPTDPQSNWAVTGLYFYDGRVREYARSLKPSPRGELEITDLNRLYLQSDELHVQRLGRGCAWLDAGMPDSLMQAGQFVQTIQSRQGLLVGSPHEVAFRMGFIDAAGLEAYARRMIKTELGKALMDIAHGEG; this is encoded by the coding sequence ATGAGCGAACACGGTAGCGCAAAGCCGACCAAGGGTATTCTTCTGGCAGGCGGATCGGGCACGCGCCTGCACCCCATGACACTGGCGGTGAGCAAGCAGTTGCTGCCGGTCTATGACAAGCCGATGATCTTCTACCCGCTTTCCACGCTCATGCTGGCGGGGATACGCGATATCATGATCATTTCCACCCCCGTCGACCTGCCGCTGTTCCGCCGGCTTCTGGGCGATGGCGCGGATATGGGTGTTACCTTCACCTACCGCGAGCAGCCCGAGCCCGATGGCATTGCCCAGGCCTTTGTCATTGCCGATGACTGGCTTGATGATTCACCATGCGGGCTTATTCTTGGTGATAACCTGATCTTTGCCGACCATCTGGGCAAGCAGATGCGCGCCGCCGCCACCCGGCCGAGCGGGGCTACGGTATTTGCCTATCAGGTACGCGACCCCGAGCGTTATGGCGTGGTGAGTTTTGCCGAAGACGGGCATGCAATCGATATTGTTGAAAAACCCACCGACCCCCAATCAAACTGGGCCGTAACGGGGCTGTATTTTTATGATGGCCGCGTGCGTGAATATGCGCGCAGCCTCAAGCCCTCGCCGCGTGGCGAACTGGAAATTACCGACCTGAACCGCCTTTACCTGCAGTCGGATGAACTGCATGTGCAGCGGCTTGGGCGCGGCTGTGCATGGCTTGATGCCGGCATGCCCGACAGCCTGATGCAGGCCGGGCAGTTCGTGCAGACCATCCAGTCCCGGCAAGGGCTGCTGGTAGGCTCGCCGCATGAGGTGGCCTTCCGCATGGGGTTCATCGATGCCGCAGGGCTTGAAGCCTATGCCAGGCGCATGATCAAGACCGAACTTGGCAAGGCGCTCATGGACATTGCCCATGGCGAGGGGTAA
- the rfbB gene encoding dTDP-glucose 4,6-dehydratase: MRILITGGCGFIGSAVVRHLVRHTTHEILNVDALTYAASIKATEDAAESGRYRLEVANITDQQAMDRVFEQFAPDAVMHLAAESHVDRSIDGPGTFVSTNIVGTYTLLEAARRWWVQQDEARRKAFRFHHISTDEVFGALEMGDPPFNEHTPYDPRSPYSASKASSDHLVRAWYHTYGLPTFVTNTTNNYGPWHFPEKLIPLVTINAIEGRELPVYGSGQNVRDWLFVEDHAEALVRAVERGQPGETYAIGARQPRTNMQVVEAICAILDELRPDLAGSHARLIRHVHDRPGHDFRYEIDPTHAEQALDWRAKHDFEHGIRRTVQWYLDNRAWWEGIRAARYDGKRLGQTGDKMGTAA; the protein is encoded by the coding sequence ATGCGTATACTGATAACGGGGGGCTGTGGGTTCATTGGCTCGGCGGTCGTGCGGCATCTGGTCCGGCACACCACGCATGAGATCCTCAATGTGGATGCCCTGACCTATGCCGCAAGTATAAAAGCAACGGAAGATGCCGCAGAAAGCGGTCGTTACCGCCTTGAGGTCGCCAATATTACCGACCAGCAGGCCATGGACCGGGTATTCGAGCAGTTTGCGCCCGATGCGGTCATGCATCTTGCCGCTGAAAGCCATGTCGACCGGTCCATCGATGGGCCAGGCACGTTTGTCAGCACGAACATCGTGGGCACCTATACGCTGCTCGAGGCCGCGCGGCGGTGGTGGGTGCAGCAGGATGAAGCCCGCCGCAAGGCCTTCCGCTTCCACCACATCTCGACCGATGAAGTCTTCGGCGCGCTCGAGATGGGTGACCCGCCGTTCAACGAGCATACGCCCTATGACCCGCGCAGCCCGTATTCCGCCTCCAAGGCATCATCCGATCATCTGGTGCGGGCATGGTACCATACTTATGGTCTGCCCACCTTTGTCACCAACACCACGAATAATTATGGCCCGTGGCACTTCCCCGAAAAGCTGATCCCTCTGGTGACCATCAACGCCATCGAAGGGCGTGAACTGCCGGTTTATGGCAGCGGGCAGAACGTGCGCGACTGGCTGTTTGTCGAGGATCATGCCGAAGCGCTGGTCCGCGCGGTCGAGCGCGGCCAGCCCGGCGAGACCTACGCCATCGGCGCCCGCCAGCCGCGCACCAACATGCAGGTCGTCGAAGCGATCTGCGCCATTCTTGATGAGCTGCGCCCGGACCTCGCCGGGTCCCATGCACGCCTGATCCGGCATGTGCATGACCGGCCGGGCCATGATTTCCGTTACGAGATCGACCCCACCCATGCCGAGCAGGCGCTGGACTGGCGGGCGAAGCATGATTTTGAGCACGGTATCCGCCGCACGGTGCAGTGGTACCTCGATAACCGCGCCTGGTGGGAGGGCATCCGCGCCGCCCGCTACGATGGCAAGCGCCTTGGGCAGACAGGTGACAAGATGGGAACAGCAGCATGA
- a CDS encoding acyltransferase, translating to MPRARSIPSLTGVRGVAALWVFTTHFYGLAADMLHMPWLLQSLFLFNGFRGVDLFFVLSGFILMHVHEEQFRMPTWRVIRDFFIVRFFRVYPLNTVVLLAIVPLVLFAPGYVAMQRAYTDPAFAYRAHNLSWPGFVQTLLLVQSWTVLKLGEWNIVSWTLSAEVLGYILFPMLAMVAMRITSVRSAVVLCAASLAALVVILFAAHHANNNPTGTFGAVRMFFCFAAGVVLYRVYHLAPDSTERYAAALTLGAVGFIAVTLFFPVLPVCDVFGFTVLVFGLAYQRGVVNTLLASAPVVWLGRISFSFYLTHYLIIGILAWGMGAWLRQLDFAAGLVAVVAIFALCLLVGVVCYHLVERPSQRLGRRIMQRIDARDAMVAARHMA from the coding sequence ATGCCCAGGGCCCGTTCCATCCCCAGCCTGACAGGAGTGCGTGGTGTTGCGGCGCTATGGGTTTTCACCACCCATTTCTATGGTCTGGCTGCTGATATGCTGCATATGCCGTGGCTGTTGCAGTCGCTTTTCCTGTTCAATGGCTTTCGGGGCGTTGATCTGTTCTTTGTGCTGTCGGGCTTCATTCTCATGCATGTGCATGAGGAACAGTTTCGCATGCCCACATGGCGCGTGATACGGGACTTTTTTATTGTCCGTTTCTTTCGTGTCTATCCGCTCAATACAGTCGTGCTGCTGGCTATTGTGCCGCTGGTGCTGTTTGCACCAGGTTATGTGGCCATGCAGCGCGCCTATACCGACCCCGCCTTTGCCTACAGGGCGCATAACCTGTCCTGGCCCGGTTTCGTGCAGACGCTGCTGCTGGTGCAGAGCTGGACGGTGCTGAAACTGGGGGAGTGGAATATCGTATCATGGACGCTGAGCGCGGAAGTACTGGGCTATATCCTGTTCCCCATGCTGGCTATGGTAGCGATGCGCATCACATCGGTGCGCAGTGCTGTGGTCCTGTGTGCTGCAAGCCTGGCCGCACTGGTGGTCATTCTGTTTGCCGCCCACCACGCCAACAACAACCCCACGGGCACGTTTGGCGCCGTTCGCATGTTCTTCTGTTTTGCGGCTGGGGTCGTGCTTTACCGCGTCTATCACCTCGCACCTGACAGCACGGAGCGTTATGCGGCGGCCCTTACACTGGGCGCTGTGGGGTTTATTGCCGTAACCCTGTTCTTTCCGGTTTTGCCGGTGTGTGACGTGTTCGGGTTTACTGTTCTGGTGTTCGGCCTTGCCTACCAGCGCGGCGTGGTCAATACGCTGCTGGCCTCGGCGCCGGTGGTGTGGCTGGGGCGCATATCATTTTCGTTTTACCTGACGCATTACCTCATCATCGGCATTCTGGCCTGGGGCATGGGGGCATGGCTGCGGCAACTGGATTTTGCCGCGGGGCTGGTCGCGGTCGTGGCCATATTCGCCCTGTGCCTGCTGGTGGGAGTGGTCTGTTACCATCTGGTCGAGCGCCCTTCGCAGCGCCTCGGGCGGCGCATCATGCAGCGCATCGATGCGCGTGACGCCATGGTGGCGGCGCGGCATATGGCCTGA
- a CDS encoding polysaccharide biosynthesis/export family protein has translation MFAMIRKTCRPGILHAIGATALLALGSCASGQEQSFAPVDGRAYHLGPGDQVRVITYNDPQLSNTFTVSDNGNIDFPLLGVVPAAGSAPGELAQRIAADLGKKGILYQPSVSVEIAQYRPIYILGEVNHPGQYPYQPGMTMLTAVALAGGFTYRAVTGHANDVRHEDLDTPAHEGRISRETVLLPGDVVTIEERFF, from the coding sequence ATGTTTGCAATGATACGGAAAACGTGTCGGCCTGGAATACTGCACGCAATCGGTGCCACGGCCCTGCTGGCGCTGGGCTCATGCGCATCGGGGCAGGAACAGTCCTTTGCCCCGGTGGATGGCCGGGCCTATCACCTCGGGCCGGGCGACCAGGTGCGGGTCATTACCTATAATGACCCGCAGTTGAGCAATACTTTTACGGTGAGTGACAACGGCAATATCGATTTTCCGCTGCTTGGGGTCGTGCCGGCGGCAGGCTCGGCGCCAGGCGAGCTTGCACAGCGCATTGCTGCCGACCTTGGCAAAAAGGGCATTCTGTACCAGCCCAGCGTTTCGGTCGAGATCGCGCAGTACAGGCCGATCTACATCCTTGGTGAGGTCAATCATCCCGGGCAGTATCCCTACCAGCCGGGCATGACCATGCTCACCGCCGTGGCCCTTGCCGGTGGCTTTACCTATCGCGCCGTGACCGGGCATGCGAACGACGTGCGCCATGAAGACCTCGATACCCCCGCGCATGAAGGCCGCATCTCACGCGAGACGGTGCTGCTGCCCGGTGATGTCGTGACGATTGAAGAACGGTTCTTCTAG
- a CDS encoding outer membrane beta-barrel protein has product MKVVRLRGRGGVRRGLRYGAVGGMVALGVGLHAQAAHAQLIQQLFPSDVPGYSTDLTGSVVTHQMMGQQSDGIGMGSWLLRPSASENVGYNTNTLGIPGSGSPAVQTSANVSANSRWRRHALGASVGMDDHRYPTQSIASYTNWHGSIGGSLNLGHDTLSAAFSHYQYHLSATNLGVYGVVYPVPYQVNDGRLSYTKVFGRFSLIPAFDYQDFSFGTAPGPISIDYDSISHKVETGSLTSRYEFSRGDALVAVLRGSAAQFDQAVQASTNNYADGAGFVGVDFRRGQVWQYRLLVGGETRSFKNGYSPSVSTPTFEANVAWMPRRIDTVTLTAARHISDPETPFARNQVITDVRLQWDHELRHNVFVRAYGEFGESSSQSSQQTEGSAVASFEGSRLQKQIHFGGTVFWNIDRHVRASLTYNYVNNATSGGNVNYLNIPGRLSTFTSNTVLLGFSISG; this is encoded by the coding sequence ATGAAGGTAGTGCGGTTGCGTGGTCGCGGCGGGGTGCGGCGTGGCCTGCGGTATGGGGCGGTGGGCGGCATGGTGGCGCTGGGGGTAGGGCTGCATGCGCAGGCGGCCCATGCCCAGCTCATCCAGCAGCTTTTTCCCTCCGACGTGCCGGGTTATTCCACCGACCTGACCGGCTCGGTCGTGACCCACCAGATGATGGGCCAGCAGAGTGATGGAATCGGCATGGGCAGCTGGCTGCTCAGGCCCAGTGCTTCAGAAAACGTGGGTTACAACACCAATACGCTGGGCATTCCCGGCTCCGGCAGCCCGGCGGTGCAGACATCGGCCAATGTCAGTGCGAATTCACGCTGGCGGCGGCATGCGCTCGGGGCCTCGGTGGGGATGGACGACCACCGCTACCCCACCCAGTCCATCGCCAGCTATACCAACTGGCATGGCAGCATTGGCGGGTCGCTCAACCTGGGCCATGACACGCTTAGTGCCGCGTTTTCGCACTATCAGTACCACCTTTCGGCCACCAATCTGGGCGTGTACGGGGTGGTCTATCCCGTGCCCTACCAGGTCAATGACGGGCGGCTGAGCTATACCAAGGTGTTCGGGCGCTTCAGCCTGATCCCGGCATTCGACTATCAGGATTTCTCGTTCGGCACGGCACCGGGGCCGATTTCGATCGATTATGATTCGATCAGCCACAAGGTCGAGACCGGATCGCTGACCTCGCGCTACGAGTTCTCGCGCGGGGATGCGCTTGTCGCCGTGCTGCGCGGATCGGCTGCGCAGTTCGACCAGGCGGTTCAGGCCTCGACCAACAACTACGCCGATGGGGCGGGGTTTGTAGGTGTCGATTTCCGCCGTGGGCAGGTGTGGCAGTACCGGCTGCTTGTCGGTGGCGAGACGCGTAGCTTCAAGAATGGCTACAGCCCCTCGGTCAGCACGCCTACGTTCGAGGCCAATGTGGCGTGGATGCCGCGCCGTATCGATACCGTGACCCTGACCGCGGCACGGCATATCAGCGACCCCGAAACCCCCTTTGCCCGTAACCAGGTCATTACCGACGTGCGGCTGCAATGGGATCATGAATTGCGGCATAACGTGTTCGTGCGCGCCTATGGCGAGTTCGGGGAAAGCAGTTCGCAGTCCAGCCAGCAGACGGAGGGCTCGGCAGTGGCGAGCTTTGAGGGCAGCCGCCTGCAAAAACAGATTCATTTTGGCGGAACGGTGTTCTGGAACATCGATCGCCATGTGCGTGCCTCACTTACCTATAACTATGTCAATAACGCCACATCAGGCGGAAACGTGAATTACCTGAACATCCCGGGACGTCTTTCGACGTTTACGAGCAATACGGTACTATTGGGTTTTTCCATCTCCGGCTAA